The nucleotide window ATTGCACTGAGGTCAGAGTCAACGTGACAtgcagaaattcagaaaaacaaatgtgtgtctgtttaaTGAACGTATCAAAGAGTACCAAGGGCACAAGACTGAACTATGACACTTGACTTTTGACAAAGAGAATTCCTTAGCAAGTGTTTAGCTATCCTCACCCTCATTAACCCTCCCCCCACActagctgaagccgcttgtcccaaggagggtcacggcaagccagagcctcacctggcaacactggatgtaaggctggagggggaggggacacacccaggatgggacaccagtccatcggaaggcaccccaagcaggattgaaccccagacccaccggagagtagcaCCTGGCCAaagccgctgtgccaccacacccccagtttACCCCCATTCACCCCCCATTCACTCCCTTGTGACTGCCATCCAGGAAGGTCCTTACCTCCACTGAGGAATGTTCTCTGCACTGTCCCTCAATGCCAGGTCACTGAACAGGGAGTCTGCTCTCGACCTTTTTCCATATCTATGGGTTTGAAGTCAGATTACGTGTAAATCCCTCTTTCAATTTATATGCCAATGAACTCTTATTTCCCTTAGCGACAGTCTTTAGGATGACtaaccttattaaaaaaatatatttacatcacTATATTTATGCACACAGTATTGTGTAATTTCAAGACTTACATAATTCATTGACCATTCACCGTTTAAACTCGAATATAAGATGAAGAATAGAGTTGTAAAGGAACATACAACGTATTGCTTGCTGAATATCAGCCCACCTTTGTCGCGTGATGAGGTTGATGTAGTGCCTGAGCGCGGAGTAATACTTTTCAAGGTCTTCCGGTCCCGCGTTTTCTCCGGGGCTCACCGGCTTCGACGGGTATCCGTCCGCCAGCATTGTGATACAGCAGAGCGCGCAGAGAGCCGCGAGGCCGAGCCGCATGTTCAGGAGAGCGCGCATCTCTGGacgcacagagacacactgaGGGACACCCAGAAATagatttttattaatgaaacatATCGCCACCACTTCCTGGTTTATCTTTAACACACTAAGCTACAGattactttattttacaaagTCTAGCAGGTGTAAGAGATCCTTTTATCCCGTCCATTagcattaataattaatataaaataccTTAAATCATGAGTCATCTTAAGATAGTCAATTTTGCAGTTCACACATAGACTGAAGTATAATTAGACACatttcaacattaaaatacaattcTCAGACTGCAGTAACTTTAGGCCacaagaattttattttttacactatatatatatataaaaagtggTTTGGcgaaaatgttaataaaataagtCCGTACAAAGTACGAAGCCGATGATGTACTTTGTACATACATACTTTCACTTTGTACTATACTTTGT belongs to Scleropages formosus chromosome 18, fSclFor1.1, whole genome shotgun sequence and includes:
- the LOC108927374 gene encoding pro-neuropeptide Y-like; this encodes MRALLNMRLGLAALCALCCITMLADGYPSKPVSPGENAGPEDLEKYYSALRHYINLITRQRYGKRSRADSLFSDLALRDSAENIPQWRYNEPLAW